Part of the Rhizobium sp. WYJ-E13 genome is shown below.
GCTGACCTACATTCACGGGATTGGATCGAAATTCGCGCAGGAAATCGTCGAGAAGGTCGGTATTCCGGCTGATCGCCGCGTTCATCAGCTCACGGATGCTGAGATACTTCAGATCCGTGAAACCATCGACCGTGACTATCAGGTCGAGGGCGATCTTCGTCGCGAAACCTCGATGAACATCAAGCGCCTGATGGACCTCGGTTGCTACCGCGGCCTGCGTCATCGCCGTGGCCTGCCGGTCCGCGGTCAGCGCACGCACACCAATGCTCGTACCCGCAAGGGTCCGGCAAAGGCGATCGCTGGTAAGAAGAAGTAATTCCCGGGAAACCGGAGTGGGGAGGCTGGCGGTCTGCGCCGGCCTCTTTTGAGTTTGGAATGGGGCCGTAAAGGCACCGTTCCGGTGTAGCCGCTGGGATTACGGCGGTGAAGAGATCAACGAAAGGAATACCATGGCTAAGGAAGCCGTCCGCGTTCGCCGTCGCGAACGTAAGAACATCTCGTCGGGTGTCGCTCACGTCAACTCGACCTTCAACAACACGATGATCACCATCACCGACGCGCAGGGCAATGCGATTGCCTGGTCGTCGGCTGGCGCCAAGGGCTTCAAGGGCTCGCGCAAGTCGACCCCGTTTGCTGCCCAGATCGCTGCTGAAGACTGCGCCAAGAAGGCCCAGGAACACGGCATGAAGTCGCTGGAAGTCGAAGTTTGCGGCCCGGGTTCCGGCCGTGAATCGGCTCTGCGCGCGCTCCAGGCTGCCGGTTTCATGATCACGTCCATTCGTGACGTGACCCCGATCCCGCACAATGGCTGCCGTCCGCGCAAGAAGCGCCGCGTCTGATCATCGCTATCGTCACCGGTGAGCGCATCGGCGTTCCCGGTGGTTTTCAAGCTCGGTTGCCACGATTGGATGGTGGCAACGAACGGAAGGCAAAATTATGATTCAGAAGAACTGGCAGGAACTGATCAAGCCGAACAAGGTCGAGTTCTCTTCGAGCTCGCGCACCAAGGCGACTCTCGTTGCAGAGCCGCTTGAGCGTGGTTTCGGCCTCACCCTCGGCAACGCGTTGCGTCGCGTTCTGCTCTCCTCTCTGCGCGGTGCGGCTGTTACGGCCGTGCAGATCGACGGCGTGCTGCATGAATTCTCCTCGATCCCGGGCGTTCGTGAGGACGTTACGGACATCGTGCTCAACATCAAGGAAATCGCCATCAAGATGGATGGCGACGACGCCAAGCGCATGGTCGTGCGCAAACAGGGTCCGGGTGTTGTAACCGCTGGCGACATCCAGACGGTCGGCGATATCGAAATCCTCAACCCCGAGCATGTCATCTGCACGCTCGACGAGGGTGCCGAAATCCGCATGGAGTTCACCGTCAACAACGGCAAGGGCTATGTTCCGGCCGAGCGCAATCGTGCGGAAGATGCTCCGATCGGTCTTATCCCGGTCGACAGCCTCTATTCGCCGGTCAAGAAGGTGTCCTACAAGGTTGAAAATACCCGTGAAGGACAGGTTCTCGACTACGACAAGCTGACAATGACCATCGAAACCGATGGCTCTGTCTCCGGCGAAGATGCCGTCGCTTTCGCGGCTCGCATCCTGCAGGACCAGCTTGGCGTCTTCGTCAACTTCGACGAACCGCAGAAGGAAGCCGAAGAAGAAGCCGTCACCGAACTGGCCTTCAACC
Proteins encoded:
- the rpsM gene encoding 30S ribosomal protein S13, translated to MARIAGVNIPTAKRVVIALTYIHGIGSKFAQEIVEKVGIPADRRVHQLTDAEILQIRETIDRDYQVEGDLRRETSMNIKRLMDLGCYRGLRHRRGLPVRGQRTHTNARTRKGPAKAIAGKKK
- the rpsK gene encoding 30S ribosomal protein S11, whose protein sequence is MAKEAVRVRRRERKNISSGVAHVNSTFNNTMITITDAQGNAIAWSSAGAKGFKGSRKSTPFAAQIAAEDCAKKAQEHGMKSLEVEVCGPGSGRESALRALQAAGFMITSIRDVTPIPHNGCRPRKKRRV
- a CDS encoding DNA-directed RNA polymerase subunit alpha — encoded protein: MIQKNWQELIKPNKVEFSSSSRTKATLVAEPLERGFGLTLGNALRRVLLSSLRGAAVTAVQIDGVLHEFSSIPGVREDVTDIVLNIKEIAIKMDGDDAKRMVVRKQGPGVVTAGDIQTVGDIEILNPEHVICTLDEGAEIRMEFTVNNGKGYVPAERNRAEDAPIGLIPVDSLYSPVKKVSYKVENTREGQVLDYDKLTMTIETDGSVSGEDAVAFAARILQDQLGVFVNFDEPQKEAEEEAVTELAFNPALLKKVDELELSVRSANCLKNDNIVYIGDLIQKTEAEMLRTPNFGRKSLNEIKEVLASMGLHLGMEVPAWPPENIEDLAKRYEDQY